From the genome of Homalodisca vitripennis isolate AUS2020 chromosome 8, UT_GWSS_2.1, whole genome shotgun sequence, one region includes:
- the LOC124367339 gene encoding solute carrier family 26 member 6-like, which yields MYELCRLIKLCYLKLQQIKNATEVEVVKMSIHPSSNGSIQELNINPSPVSSHSVTQEELHTIDPSLVSTHPVTQEEFNTTYRYVDIPETDLSQTLKMRVAQFNIKSCLFCLLPVLQWLPTYNWKQNFISDFISGYTVAIMNIPQGLAYSNLAGVPPAVGIYTAIFPVFIYFLYASSRHVNMGTFAIVSVMVSKPVHSFSTPSYFNSSQLTTATLQQLYTPTQVSTILCLVVGIWQVIFGVVRLGSLSVLMSETLISGFTTGAAVLVITSQMKHVFEINLPFRDGPFKLIYTYVDLARMIKQTNFIALILTVCVIMILIVNVRYIKPRLAKKTRFPLPIELIMVIIGTLISKHFQLSEMFNITVVGGIPTGLPGPSLPPLPLIPNVLVDSLVIALVAFSINISMASMFARKDHYKIDGNQELLACGLGNMVGSLFSCLPISASLTRSLIQYNVGGKTQLASVVSCCLLILVLLFIGPFFEPLPLCVLAGIIVVALRNMLLQVKDFPMMWKHNRQDGIIWLITFFSVILIDIEIGLGVGIIASLVSIILMSQTPQINLLGNLPNTDLYLDIDRYDMAYPVPNTIIIQICGGLHFANNNFVRVKIKKLLKKELRDETKPDINKFIIDMSAVTFVDPASSQVLLDLASDLEQRHISLCLAKCSIYIIDQLKKSEFFQTFPERQLFPSVHNAVLYVQNSEGDEST from the coding sequence ATGTATGAACTGTGTCGActgattaaattatgttatttgaaGCTTCAACAAATAAAGAATGCAACAGAAGTAGAAGTTGTCAAAATGAGCATCCACCCATCATCAAATGGCAGCATccaagaattaaatataaatccaaGCCCTGTCAGTAGTCATTCTGTCACTCAGGAAGAGTTACACACTATAGATCCAAGCCTTGTCAGTACTCATCCTGTCACTCAAGAAGAGTTTAACACTACTTACCGATACGTTGACATTCCAGAAACTGATTTAAGCCAAACATTAAAGATGCGTGTTGctcagtttaatataaaatcgTGCTTGTTTTGTTTACTACCAGTGCTGCAATGGCTACCAACTTATAATTGGAAACAAAACTTCATTAGTGATTTCATATCAGGGTACACTGTTGCAATTATGAATATCCCTCAAGGTTTAGCATATTCAAATCTGGCAGGTGTTCCACCAGCAGTAGGAATTTACACAGCAATATTTCctgtattcatatattttttatatgcatCTTCTCGTCATGTTAACATGGGCACATTTGCGATAGTGTCAGTGATGGTCAGCAAGCCTGTGCATTCTTTCTCCACTCCTTCATACTTTAACTCAAGTCAATTAACCACTGCGACCTTACAACAATTGTACACACCCACTCAAGTTTCCACAATTTTATGCCTTGTTGTTGGTATTTGGCAAGTGATTTTTGGTGTTGTTAGGCTAGGCTCGTTATCTGTCCTAATGTCAGAAACTCTTATTAGTGGTTTTACCACCGGAGCTGCTGTTCTGGTAATTACTTCTcaaatgaaacatgtttttgaaattaatcTGCCTTTTCGTGATGgtccttttaaattaatttacacataCGTAGATTTGGCCAGAAtgataaaacaaacaaacttCATAGCACTTATTTTGACTGTTTGTGTGATCATGATACTTATTGTGAATGTTCGGTACATAAAGCCAAGGCTGGCTAAGAAAACAAGATTTCCATTACCCATAGAGTTGATAATGGTTATAATAGGCACTCTCATCTCCAAACACTTTCAGTTGTCTGAGATGTTCAACATCACTGTTGTGGGGGGTATTCCCACTGGGTTGCCTGGACCATCTCTACCCCCTTTACCTCTAATACCCAACGTTCTAGTTGATAGTTTGGTTATTGCACTAGTGGCATTTTCAATCAATATATCCATGGCATCCATGTTTGCTCGTAAAGATCATTATAAAATAGATGGTAACCAAGAACTGCTAGCTTGTGGATTAGGCAACATGGTCGGATCCCTGTTTTCCTGTTTGCCGATTTCTGCTTCGCTCACTCGCAGTCTCATCCAATATAATGTCGGTGGCAAGACTCAACTCGCGAGTGTCGTGTCTTGTTGTCTGTTGATCCTAGTGTTGCTCTTTATCGGACCATTCTTTGAACCTCTTCCTCTTTGTGTACTAGCTGGCATAATAGTTGTAGCTCTAAGGAATATGCTTTTGCAAGTGAAAGACTTCCCTATGATGTGGAAACACAATCGACAAGATGGTATAATTTGGCTGATCACTTTCTTCTCTGTGATACTTATAGACATAGAAATTGGTCTAGGTGTGGGGATTATTGCGTCCTTGGTTTCCATAATTCTCATGAGCCAAACTCCACAGATTAACTTGCTAGGTAATCTACCTAACACGGATCTTTATTTGGATATTGATAGATATGACATGGCATATCCTGTTCCAAACACGATAATTATCCAGATTTGTGGAGGATTGCACTTCGCAAACAACAATTTTGtaagagttaaaattaaaaagcttttaaaaaaggAGTTGAGAGATGAAACAAAACCggatattaacaaatttattattgacatgTCAGCTGTTACGTTTGTTGATCCTGCTTCTTCTCAAGTTTTACTTGATTTAGCCAGTGATCTTGAACAACGCCATATATCATTGTGCCTAGCCAagtgttcaatttatattatagatCAACTGAAGAAAAGTGAGTTTTTTCAAACTTTTCCTGAGAGGCAACTATTTCCAAGTGTTCACAACGCTGTTTTATATGTCCAGAACTCAGAAGGTGATGAAAGTACGTGA